From a region of the Tenggerimyces flavus genome:
- a CDS encoding fibronectin type III domain-containing protein: METFSPERETVQSGHWTYNSTLGAAFHVNGGSKSIDAEIAVPGVEPGSRIVQSDESGYILGKGRVYEFGKSDLAVADPVEVRTNEWPLGLEAGSVAYAAHLRAGLVTRFGERRTTVEVGGQIGEPVVTAEGTLWLHRHGTGQLCNLPLHAERLSCPARVASGHQGALTMASGRPVFVDLTSATMSLVSAEGFGPRRPLGQVSVSETSILARAAVGERLAILETQRDELNLIDVAGLFGTRPPAPPITTQVRPGNYQRMESSGTVLALIDEATNTLVTLDREGRQVATAVIPVDPQASAEVRPPAVVVGEDSRLYVDSSTGDHVLVVDPEGRIIGVGVTRPPASTPRPTKSVAAVSDPAPPKEPVVEPTREPAPERSRRPRPRNPEPRSPEPEPQPTKAPQPPPSPSAPPPPAPKPTASKPGAPGNVAARASGSSATVTWRAAPAHGAPVTSYLVSWSGGSATLAGGARSTTVEGLASGREYVFSVRARNRVGIGPEARSGRVVTPDGVPGKPRNLVAVPGEKRVDLYWERPALNGGEFLRYEVAMVVEPWDVRLEDTTTERHKTWTGLGKSDDARFRFSVRAVTRAPDGHIRTGPPAEVYGQPSS; the protein is encoded by the coding sequence GTGGAGACGTTTTCACCGGAGCGGGAGACCGTCCAATCCGGTCACTGGACCTACAACTCCACGCTGGGCGCCGCCTTCCATGTGAACGGTGGATCCAAGTCGATCGACGCCGAGATCGCGGTGCCCGGCGTCGAGCCTGGGAGTCGAATCGTCCAGTCGGACGAGAGCGGTTACATCCTCGGGAAAGGACGTGTCTACGAGTTCGGGAAGTCCGATCTCGCTGTCGCGGATCCCGTCGAGGTGCGGACGAACGAATGGCCGCTGGGACTGGAGGCCGGCAGCGTCGCGTACGCGGCCCACCTTCGGGCCGGACTCGTCACGCGGTTCGGTGAGCGGCGGACCACCGTCGAGGTGGGCGGACAGATCGGTGAACCCGTCGTGACCGCCGAGGGGACGCTGTGGCTGCATCGCCACGGTACGGGACAGCTCTGCAATCTCCCCCTCCACGCCGAACGACTCTCCTGCCCGGCGCGCGTCGCCTCAGGACACCAGGGAGCGTTGACGATGGCGTCGGGAAGGCCTGTGTTCGTCGACCTCACGTCGGCGACGATGTCGTTGGTCAGCGCGGAGGGGTTCGGTCCGCGGCGCCCGCTCGGCCAGGTCTCCGTTTCGGAGACGTCGATCCTGGCGCGAGCGGCGGTCGGCGAGCGACTCGCGATCCTGGAGACCCAGCGGGATGAGCTGAACCTCATCGATGTGGCCGGCCTGTTCGGCACCCGTCCGCCCGCGCCGCCGATCACGACGCAGGTTCGGCCAGGCAACTACCAACGCATGGAGTCGTCCGGCACGGTGCTCGCGTTGATCGACGAGGCGACGAACACGTTGGTCACGCTCGACCGCGAAGGTCGCCAGGTCGCCACGGCGGTGATTCCGGTCGACCCGCAAGCGTCTGCGGAGGTCCGGCCACCCGCGGTCGTGGTGGGCGAGGACTCCCGGCTCTACGTGGACAGCAGCACGGGCGACCACGTCCTCGTCGTCGATCCCGAAGGCCGGATCATCGGAGTAGGTGTCACCCGTCCGCCCGCGAGCACCCCTCGGCCGACCAAGTCCGTGGCTGCAGTGAGCGACCCGGCGCCCCCGAAGGAACCGGTGGTCGAACCGACGCGGGAGCCCGCGCCCGAGCGATCGAGAAGGCCACGGCCAAGGAACCCCGAACCGAGAAGCCCCGAGCCGGAACCCCAACCCACCAAGGCACCCCAGCCGCCGCCATCTCCGTCGGCACCACCGCCTCCGGCGCCGAAGCCCACAGCCTCGAAGCCTGGCGCGCCCGGCAACGTCGCGGCGCGGGCGTCCGGTAGCTCCGCCACCGTCACGTGGCGCGCCGCTCCTGCCCACGGCGCGCCGGTCACCTCGTACCTCGTCTCCTGGTCGGGTGGCAGCGCGACCCTCGCCGGCGGTGCCCGGAGCACGACGGTCGAGGGGCTCGCGAGCGGGAGGGAGTACGTCTTCTCCGTCCGGGCTCGAAACCGCGTCGGCATCGGTCCTGAGGCTCGATCGGGCCGCGTCGTGACTCCGGATGGCGTTCCGGGCAAGCCACGGAATCTGGTCGCGGTGCCAGGCGAGAAGCGGGTCGATCTCTACTGGGAGCGTCCCGCGCTGAACGGTGGCGAGTTCCTTCGCTACGAGGTCGCGATGGTCGTCGAGCCGTGGGACGTTCGGCTGGAGGACACGACGACAGAGCGGCACAAGACCTGGACGGGCCTCGGCAAGAGCGACGACGCGCGGTTCCGCTTCTCCGTCAGAGCCGTGACGAGGGCACCGGACGGACATATCCGGACGGGGCCGCCCGCCGAGGTCTACGGCCAGCCGAGCTCGTGA
- a CDS encoding serine/threonine-protein kinase, with translation MRSTRLATVHSAGVLPTTGAISEAALALRGYGPAAQVYDLTGPDGEGTAVVKVYSQAPDPTTEAAFQGEQSAVAELPTAPSIVRANAVARWPDGRWGLVMDRCDRSLAELVAAGPLPIHEILGIAEAVALVLADAHRAGLAHGGLTPSNVLIGAGGRVMLSDFGLVLRRHFPRNLRVDAAYAAPERLSGGSLGPPSDLYGLGCLLHACLTGRPPFPPLRGEPLDQHVRRVIGVPAPPLVRTDAPPGLGPLVAQLLEKDPARRPGDATAVAELLTRWRNAPPSRPVRHEFDDFLGAVLDRPQAVLTVPPPVRKGAARLRYAPVAIAFAGAIVAGAAAAFVPVAIGPPPSEATSPLPVLPTSTTVAPKVKPAVPSPTVRPTTGVGGVTVVDRRTTVRLSWNRLGKYDYAVVVAEQGRKSPDVHFVQRNTSIDLPVDPALSYCFQVQATDGRHVLVSQPHPIRGATCHG, from the coding sequence GTGCGGTCCACCCGGCTCGCAACGGTGCACAGTGCAGGAGTGCTGCCCACGACCGGAGCCATCTCCGAGGCCGCGTTGGCCTTGCGTGGGTACGGACCTGCCGCCCAGGTCTACGACCTGACCGGTCCAGACGGTGAAGGTACGGCAGTCGTCAAGGTCTACTCCCAAGCACCGGATCCGACCACCGAGGCGGCGTTCCAGGGCGAGCAGTCCGCTGTCGCCGAGCTCCCGACCGCTCCGTCGATCGTCCGAGCGAACGCCGTGGCGAGGTGGCCCGATGGTCGATGGGGTCTGGTGATGGACCGCTGCGATCGCTCGCTCGCCGAGCTCGTCGCGGCCGGGCCGCTGCCGATCCACGAGATCCTGGGCATCGCCGAAGCCGTCGCCCTCGTACTCGCCGACGCCCACCGCGCTGGGCTGGCGCACGGCGGGCTGACGCCGTCCAACGTGCTCATCGGCGCCGGCGGCCGCGTGATGCTTTCCGACTTCGGCCTGGTGCTGCGGCGGCACTTCCCGCGCAACCTCCGCGTCGACGCCGCGTACGCGGCGCCGGAACGACTGAGCGGAGGATCGCTCGGGCCGCCGTCGGACCTGTACGGGCTTGGCTGCTTGCTCCACGCCTGCCTGACCGGGAGGCCGCCGTTTCCGCCGCTGCGTGGAGAGCCGCTCGACCAGCACGTTCGGCGAGTGATAGGCGTTCCGGCCCCGCCCCTCGTCCGGACTGACGCGCCGCCCGGGCTCGGTCCGTTGGTGGCGCAGCTCCTCGAGAAGGATCCGGCTCGGCGCCCCGGTGACGCGACGGCGGTCGCCGAGCTGCTCACCAGGTGGCGAAACGCGCCACCGTCTCGCCCGGTCAGGCACGAGTTCGACGACTTCCTCGGCGCTGTGTTGGACCGACCCCAAGCTGTGCTGACGGTTCCGCCGCCTGTTCGCAAAGGTGCGGCTCGGCTCCGGTACGCGCCGGTGGCGATCGCCTTCGCCGGCGCGATAGTCGCCGGAGCCGCGGCAGCGTTCGTTCCGGTCGCGATTGGCCCTCCACCGAGTGAGGCGACCAGCCCCTTGCCCGTGCTGCCGACGTCGACCACCGTTGCCCCCAAGGTGAAGCCAGCGGTGCCAAGCCCGACCGTCCGGCCGACGACCGGCGTCGGAGGAGTGACCGTGGTGGACCGGCGCACCACCGTACGGCTGAGTTGGAATCGGCTGGGGAAGTACGACTACGCGGTGGTCGTCGCCGAGCAAGGTCGGAAAAGTCCCGACGTCCATTTCGTCCAACGCAACACCTCGATCGACCTACCGGTCGACCCTGCCCTCAGCTACTGCTTCCAGGTCCAGGCGACCGACGGTCGCCACGTCTTGGTGAGCCAACCGCACCCCATCCGCGGTGCGACCTGTCACGGTTGA
- the eccD gene encoding type VII secretion integral membrane protein EccD — protein MRTSGLVRVTIAAPRRRIDMALPEGSLVAELLPSLLRHAGEGLADETAGGGGWTLRRIDGGALALERSLGSYRLRDGEILYLAPRSIEWPELEYDDVVEAIATSAGGVASMWSARHTRFAGLTFGAVSVLLILTALVGTGPPWTRAALWSWGIAALLLIVGTVVSRAAGDSSAGAVLGATALPFAAAGGVFLLTDRNLFDLGVPQLLIASVAVVLAGVFGLLGVSDRPALFFGALFTGMLGIGAGWLTTSDAMEPYEVAAIVVGALLIFSPGLGRLSVSMGRVPMPMLPRTTADLVRDDPQPPRSTIHHAVLRADAMLSGMLLGTCVVATVGLVVVVGSGQSATGWYAAVLAAGFLLRARLYPAVRHRVPILVIGAVGAACLLVGTMASRPTMFLLVVAVLLAIAGLAVLAGLLLSARPMSPYLGRYAELLELGVVIAVVPLCCSVLGLYAVFRGLGG, from the coding sequence ATGAGAACGAGCGGCCTGGTCCGCGTGACCATCGCCGCGCCGAGACGGCGCATCGACATGGCCTTGCCCGAGGGGTCCCTCGTTGCGGAGCTGCTGCCCAGCCTGCTCCGGCACGCGGGCGAAGGCCTGGCGGACGAGACCGCGGGTGGCGGCGGCTGGACCCTGCGGCGGATCGACGGTGGCGCCCTCGCGCTCGAACGGTCGCTCGGTTCGTACCGGCTCCGGGACGGCGAGATCCTCTATCTCGCGCCGCGGTCGATCGAGTGGCCGGAGCTCGAGTACGACGACGTGGTCGAGGCCATCGCTACGAGCGCGGGCGGGGTTGCCAGCATGTGGTCGGCGCGGCACACACGCTTCGCCGGGCTGACGTTCGGTGCCGTCTCGGTGCTGCTCATCTTGACCGCGCTCGTCGGGACGGGGCCGCCGTGGACCCGCGCGGCCTTGTGGTCCTGGGGAATCGCGGCCCTGCTGCTGATCGTCGGAACCGTCGTGTCTCGAGCCGCCGGCGACTCGTCCGCGGGCGCCGTCCTCGGAGCGACGGCGTTGCCGTTCGCGGCGGCGGGTGGCGTGTTCCTCCTCACCGACCGGAACCTGTTCGACCTGGGCGTTCCCCAGCTGCTCATCGCTTCGGTGGCGGTCGTGCTCGCGGGAGTGTTCGGGCTGCTCGGCGTCTCCGACCGGCCGGCCCTGTTCTTCGGCGCGCTCTTCACCGGAATGCTCGGCATCGGCGCGGGCTGGCTCACGACGAGCGACGCGATGGAGCCGTACGAGGTCGCGGCGATCGTCGTCGGCGCACTGCTCATCTTTTCGCCCGGTCTCGGGCGGCTGTCGGTGTCGATGGGCAGGGTGCCGATGCCGATGCTCCCGCGAACCACCGCGGACCTCGTACGCGATGATCCGCAGCCGCCCCGTTCGACGATCCACCACGCCGTCCTCCGAGCCGACGCCATGCTCAGCGGAATGCTGCTCGGCACGTGCGTCGTCGCGACCGTCGGGCTCGTCGTAGTGGTCGGCAGCGGACAGTCGGCGACCGGGTGGTACGCCGCCGTGCTCGCCGCCGGCTTCCTGCTGCGCGCGCGGCTCTATCCAGCGGTGCGACACCGCGTTCCGATCCTCGTGATCGGCGCCGTCGGCGCGGCGTGCCTGCTCGTCGGCACGATGGCCTCGCGGCCGACGATGTTTCTCCTGGTCGTCGCCGTACTGCTCGCGATCGCCGGACTCGCCGTACTGGCGGGGCTCCTGCTCAGTGCCCGGCCGATGAGCCCGTACCTTGGGCGGTACGCGGAGCTCCTCGAGCTCGGCGTCGTCATCGCCGTGGTCCCGCTGTGCTGCTCCGTGCTCGGGCTCTACGCCGTGTTCCGCGGGCTGGGCGGCTGA
- the eccB gene encoding type VII secretion protein EccB, with the protein MATKRDQLQSYQFLVQRLVTALVTRETDPEQAPFRRATMGAIGSIVLAVLVLTGFGVYGLIVPGGKDSWRSGDVVIVEKETGTRYVYVAGRLHPVANYVSALLVLQRYAPIRSVSRRSLVDVPRGARIGIPDAPDSLPDRRQLLAGSWSMCSQPVVDYTGAEVDESVLMVGQEPASGQRLGDSALLVAVPETGEEYLLWRGFRHRIRAVDKVVVSLALQSEPWARIGVELISALPEGAPLTPVALPDLGATSSAVEERSDLRIGQLMLLETAGGFRQYYLVEASRLRPISALQYDIQVAFPESAQAYDGEQPVALPLDTVDAAQSRQGPKVATTPGAPPLVRPAFLGARETGSTLCATFAPAQPVPTLTVDAALPARDPMTSTAGRTIRGTPLADRVVVPPGRAALVESMPSLNAPAGALSVVTDLGVQHPLAGPGVLATLGFDGVTPVRMPASLVARIPAARGLDPAAAMRQVTD; encoded by the coding sequence ATGGCGACGAAGCGCGACCAGCTGCAGTCGTACCAGTTCCTCGTCCAACGGCTCGTGACCGCGCTGGTCACGCGGGAGACCGACCCTGAGCAGGCACCGTTCCGCCGCGCCACGATGGGGGCGATCGGAAGCATCGTCCTCGCCGTGCTCGTGCTCACCGGCTTCGGCGTGTACGGGCTGATCGTCCCAGGAGGCAAGGATTCTTGGCGAAGCGGCGACGTCGTCATCGTGGAGAAGGAGACGGGCACGCGGTACGTCTACGTGGCGGGTCGTCTGCATCCGGTCGCCAACTACGTGTCCGCGCTCCTCGTGCTTCAGCGGTACGCCCCGATCCGCTCGGTGTCCCGCCGCTCGCTCGTGGACGTTCCGCGCGGCGCCCGCATCGGGATCCCGGATGCGCCCGACTCGCTCCCCGATCGGCGCCAGCTGCTGGCGGGAAGCTGGTCGATGTGCTCGCAACCGGTTGTCGACTACACCGGCGCGGAGGTCGACGAATCCGTCCTGATGGTCGGCCAGGAACCTGCCAGTGGCCAACGGCTCGGCGACTCCGCCCTGCTGGTCGCGGTGCCGGAGACCGGCGAGGAGTACCTGCTCTGGCGCGGGTTCAGGCACCGGATCCGCGCCGTGGACAAGGTGGTCGTGAGCCTCGCCCTCCAGTCGGAGCCATGGGCGCGGATCGGAGTCGAGCTGATCAGCGCGCTGCCCGAAGGCGCACCGCTCACGCCAGTGGCGTTGCCCGACCTCGGTGCCACGTCGAGCGCGGTCGAGGAACGTTCGGATCTTCGCATCGGCCAGCTCATGCTGCTCGAGACCGCGGGCGGTTTTCGCCAGTACTACCTCGTCGAGGCGTCCCGGCTCCGGCCCATCAGCGCGCTGCAGTACGACATCCAGGTGGCCTTCCCCGAGTCGGCCCAGGCGTACGACGGCGAGCAACCCGTGGCGCTCCCCCTCGACACGGTCGACGCGGCACAGAGCAGGCAGGGACCCAAGGTGGCAACGACGCCGGGCGCGCCACCGCTCGTTCGGCCGGCCTTCCTCGGCGCGCGCGAGACAGGCTCCACGCTGTGTGCCACGTTCGCTCCCGCGCAACCCGTACCCACCTTGACGGTGGATGCGGCGCTCCCCGCGCGAGATCCGATGACGTCGACGGCGGGCCGCACGATCCGTGGCACGCCACTCGCCGACCGCGTCGTGGTCCCGCCCGGCCGGGCAGCCTTGGTCGAATCCATGCCGAGTCTCAACGCTCCCGCGGGAGCGTTGAGTGTGGTGACCGACCTCGGCGTCCAGCACCCCCTGGCGGGACCTGGCGTGCTGGCGACGCTCGGCTTCGACGGCGTGACGCCCGTCCGGATGCCGGCGAGCTTGGTCGCTCGCATCCCCGCGGCCAGAGGTTTGGACCCCGCCGCGGCGATGCGGCAGGTCACGGATTGA
- the eccCa gene encoding type VII secretion protein EccCa: MAVVIVKRPARRPAPDLPSGELVLEAPPEIPVPGGRQWMQALMVLPMAAMMGAMLISFSGALTGGLRIVVYGLFGAAMLGMVVLAILQGSGTPGRREMAQARRGYLRQLAQHRVRMVRAIERQRTAMAYLHPDPAALWNLVASYRLWERRRDDQDFGVARIGTAKQSAAITLVPPDTKPLEGLEPLAAMALRRFISTYSTVPGLPLAIAVNGFSRIYVRGDRTRSTSLVRALLAQLASLHAPDDLRIAACVAPESRSSWEWMKWLPHALHPTRMDALGSLRLVAPAITGIEAMLDDLLANRPRFDPERVAPTSGPYLVVVIDGGEVGGSDHLMTGGGVEGVSVIDLTTQPPRSLDTTAIVLDIDEDGNVVGETTEGDAELGNADDLSLAGVEALARELAPLRLTVGAAAEQPLSAELGLEDLLELGDPYSFDPTRTWVQRPNRDRLRVRIGIRADGAPTELDLKESAQEGMGPHGLLIGATGSGKSEMLRTLVLGLAVTHSPASLNFVLVDFKGGATFSRMDRLPHTSAMITNLADELHLVDRMTDALNGELVRRQEMLRAAGNYASLRDYEKARAAGAPLPEVPTLLVIVDEFSELLSAKPDFIDTFVQIGRVGRSLGVHLLLASQRLEEGRLRGLDAHLSYRIALRTFSDNDSRAVLGTGDAFKLPRPPGHGFVKSGTEPLVRFRSAYVSGVHQRAQQSSTSPAWESAPSLMTYSTDYRAPDVDEDDQLDEVVATTNADDAVGESLLDILVGRLAGRGTPAHQVWLPPLAESPTVGQVLGELVLDPERGLTTVNARLHGRFCAVAGIVDRPFDQRRDPLVLDLSAGAGHVVIVGAPHSGRSTTVQSIVTSLALTHTPAEVQFYCLDFGGGALASVKGLPHVGGVAFRQAVGAVRRTVAELVGLLARRERSFAEHEIEGMASYRRLRAAGQFAEDPYGDVFLVVDGWGTLKSDFEDLEAAVVDLAARGLSYGIHIMLTCVRPYELRMNIRDLLGSRVELRLGDPIDSMVDRLAALSVPEDQPGRGITGTKHQMLIALPELEPAGTADLVAAVADAWAGPAAPDVRLLPAQFPYADLPPRDRSDDTGHRLTVGIAERDLAPVALDFAAEPHVILLGDAESGKTTFLRVLARRIATSYEPERARIILVDHRRALLGDITSDHLIGYGTDLTSTTQLMQEAMRGMAERMPPVDVTPEQLRQRSWWDGPELYLLIDDYDLIVSQTNHPFLPLLDYLQHGRDIGLHVVVTRRMNGAGRALFEPFLARLRDVGSPGLMMSGDRLEGPLLGGLKPELLPPGRAHLVRHRGAPQLVQLALLSPAETEGAE, translated from the coding sequence GTGGCAGTCGTGATCGTGAAGCGCCCGGCTCGCCGGCCAGCACCCGACCTCCCGTCGGGCGAGCTCGTGCTCGAAGCGCCACCGGAGATCCCCGTACCTGGCGGGCGTCAGTGGATGCAGGCGCTGATGGTGCTTCCCATGGCGGCGATGATGGGCGCGATGCTCATCAGCTTCTCTGGAGCTTTGACCGGCGGGCTGCGCATCGTCGTCTACGGCCTGTTCGGCGCGGCCATGCTGGGCATGGTGGTGCTCGCGATTCTCCAGGGTAGCGGGACACCCGGCCGGCGCGAGATGGCGCAAGCCCGGCGGGGATACCTGCGGCAGCTCGCTCAGCATCGGGTACGGATGGTGCGCGCCATTGAGCGGCAGCGGACGGCGATGGCGTACCTGCACCCCGATCCCGCGGCGTTGTGGAACCTGGTGGCGAGCTATCGCCTCTGGGAACGGCGCCGCGACGACCAGGACTTCGGTGTCGCGCGCATCGGAACGGCGAAACAGAGCGCCGCGATCACCCTCGTTCCACCCGATACGAAGCCGCTCGAAGGTCTGGAGCCGCTTGCCGCGATGGCCTTGCGGCGCTTCATCTCCACCTACAGCACCGTGCCCGGCCTCCCGCTCGCCATCGCCGTCAACGGGTTCAGCCGGATCTACGTGCGAGGCGACCGGACGCGGTCCACCAGCCTGGTCCGCGCGCTGCTTGCGCAGCTCGCGAGTCTGCACGCACCGGACGACCTTCGCATCGCCGCCTGCGTCGCGCCGGAGTCGAGATCATCGTGGGAGTGGATGAAATGGCTACCACACGCGTTGCATCCCACCAGGATGGACGCGCTGGGTTCGCTGCGGTTGGTGGCGCCCGCGATCACGGGCATCGAGGCGATGCTGGACGACCTGCTCGCGAACCGTCCTCGCTTCGACCCAGAACGCGTCGCGCCGACGTCTGGCCCGTACCTCGTGGTCGTCATCGACGGCGGGGAGGTCGGTGGTTCGGACCACCTGATGACCGGTGGCGGTGTCGAGGGGGTGAGCGTGATCGATCTGACGACGCAGCCTCCCCGATCCCTGGACACCACCGCGATCGTGCTCGACATCGACGAGGACGGCAACGTGGTCGGCGAGACGACGGAGGGCGACGCCGAGTTGGGCAACGCGGACGACCTCTCTCTCGCCGGGGTGGAAGCGCTCGCCCGCGAGCTGGCGCCACTGCGGCTCACCGTTGGCGCCGCGGCGGAGCAACCTCTGAGTGCCGAGCTCGGGCTCGAAGACCTGCTGGAGTTGGGGGATCCGTACTCGTTCGATCCCACCAGGACCTGGGTGCAACGTCCCAACCGTGACCGGCTCCGCGTCCGGATCGGGATCCGTGCCGACGGGGCGCCGACCGAGCTGGACCTCAAGGAGTCCGCGCAGGAAGGCATGGGTCCACATGGACTGCTCATCGGCGCGACGGGCTCGGGCAAGAGCGAGATGCTTCGTACGTTGGTGCTCGGTCTCGCGGTCACGCACTCTCCGGCGTCGCTGAACTTCGTCCTGGTCGACTTCAAGGGCGGTGCGACGTTCTCGCGGATGGACCGCCTCCCGCACACCAGCGCGATGATCACGAACCTCGCCGACGAGCTGCACCTCGTCGACCGCATGACGGACGCGTTGAACGGCGAACTCGTGCGGAGGCAGGAGATGCTGCGTGCCGCCGGGAACTATGCGTCGCTCCGCGACTACGAGAAGGCCCGTGCGGCGGGGGCTCCGCTGCCCGAGGTGCCGACTCTGCTCGTGATCGTCGACGAGTTCAGTGAGCTGTTGAGCGCGAAACCCGACTTCATCGACACGTTCGTCCAGATCGGTCGGGTCGGCCGTTCGCTCGGCGTGCACCTTCTGCTCGCGAGCCAGCGGCTCGAGGAAGGACGTCTCCGCGGCCTGGACGCGCACTTGTCGTACCGCATCGCCCTGCGCACGTTCTCCGACAACGACAGTCGCGCGGTTCTGGGAACGGGCGACGCGTTCAAGCTGCCGCGGCCACCCGGGCATGGGTTCGTCAAGTCCGGCACGGAGCCGCTGGTGCGGTTCCGGTCGGCGTACGTGTCCGGCGTTCATCAACGCGCGCAACAGAGTTCGACCAGCCCGGCGTGGGAGAGCGCCCCGTCGTTGATGACCTACTCGACAGACTATCGGGCACCCGACGTCGACGAGGACGACCAGCTCGACGAGGTGGTCGCCACGACGAACGCCGACGACGCAGTCGGAGAGAGCCTGCTCGACATCCTCGTGGGCAGGCTGGCCGGGCGAGGAACGCCGGCTCACCAGGTCTGGCTTCCACCGCTGGCGGAGTCGCCGACCGTGGGTCAGGTTCTCGGAGAGCTCGTCCTGGATCCCGAACGCGGGCTCACCACTGTCAACGCCAGGTTGCATGGCCGGTTCTGCGCTGTCGCGGGCATCGTCGACCGGCCGTTCGACCAGCGCCGCGACCCCTTGGTGCTCGACTTGTCCGCGGGCGCCGGCCACGTCGTCATCGTGGGTGCTCCGCACTCCGGGCGGAGCACCACCGTGCAGTCGATCGTCACGAGCCTCGCCCTCACCCACACCCCGGCGGAGGTGCAGTTCTACTGCTTGGACTTCGGCGGCGGAGCGCTCGCCTCGGTGAAGGGACTCCCGCACGTCGGTGGTGTCGCGTTTCGTCAAGCGGTGGGGGCCGTTCGGCGTACCGTCGCCGAGCTGGTGGGGCTGCTGGCGCGCCGGGAGCGGTCGTTCGCCGAACACGAGATAGAGGGCATGGCGAGCTATCGCCGGCTGCGTGCCGCGGGCCAGTTCGCCGAGGATCCGTACGGCGACGTGTTCTTGGTCGTCGATGGTTGGGGGACGTTGAAGTCGGACTTCGAGGACCTCGAGGCCGCGGTCGTCGATCTCGCCGCGCGCGGGTTGTCGTACGGGATCCACATCATGCTGACGTGCGTCCGGCCGTATGAGCTCCGCATGAACATCCGAGATCTGCTCGGTAGCCGTGTCGAGCTGCGGCTGGGGGACCCGATCGACTCGATGGTGGATCGGCTTGCCGCGTTGAGCGTTCCGGAGGACCAGCCGGGGCGGGGTATCACGGGCACCAAGCACCAGATGCTCATCGCGCTACCCGAGCTCGAGCCAGCTGGGACGGCGGACCTGGTCGCCGCGGTCGCGGACGCCTGGGCGGGGCCGGCCGCGCCGGACGTGCGGCTGCTCCCGGCGCAGTTCCCGTACGCCGACCTGCCGCCGCGTGACCGGAGCGACGACACCGGTCACCGGCTCACCGTGGGCATCGCCGAACGCGACCTGGCGCCCGTCGCGTTGGACTTCGCGGCCGAGCCACACGTGATCCTGCTCGGCGACGCGGAGTCGGGCAAGACGACGTTCCTGCGGGTGCTGGCGCGGCGGATCGCCACGAGTTACGAGCCCGAGCGAGCGCGCATCATCCTGGTCGACCATCGGCGGGCGCTGTTGGGGGACATCACGTCGGATCACCTCATCGGGTACGGGACCGACCTGACGTCCACTACACAGCTGATGCAGGAAGCGATGCGTGGGATGGCCGAACGGATGCCGCCGGTCGATGTGACCCCCGAGCAACTCCGGCAGCGCAGTTGGTGGGACGGGCCGGAGCTGTACCTGCTGATCGACGACTACGACCTCATCGTCAGCCAGACCAACCACCCGTTCCTCCCGTTGCTCGACTATCTGCAACACGGACGCGACATCGGGCTCCACGTCGTGGTGACGCGCAGGATGAACGGCGCCGGGCGCGCGTTGTTCGAGCCGTTCCTCGCGCGCCTTCGAGATGTGGGCTCGCCGGGGCTGATGATGTCCGGCGACCGGCTGGAGGGGCCGCTGCTCGGTGGCCTCAAGCCCGAGCTCCTGCCGCCCGGCCGGGCCCACCTCGTACGACACCGCGGGGCTCCGCAGCTCGTCCAGCTCGCCTTGCTTTCACCCGCCGAGACGGAGGGCGCGGAGTGA
- a CDS encoding YwqJ-related putative deaminase yields the protein MIDREEAARIASRWVAASTPSHPAATAVVHEFELGFVVWAGESSFTDRRGVIDRETGELSVWPALPVDQVVAAFQERRVQRSPAPLTWDPGARTKRDLRRLAAPANLSELLFSDGRVLTARSAKCDVQPNHHRLVRGFYAALPGEFFERGYTRCSEAAVLSDALHAEDARRAADESPPITLEEARAVLFAGAAVVTVRLRELGDPMGGKSAPPCVTCALLGAHLGFQLSLPEEDV from the coding sequence ATGATCGACCGTGAGGAAGCTGCCAGGATCGCGAGTCGATGGGTCGCGGCGAGCACGCCAAGCCACCCCGCGGCAACCGCCGTTGTCCACGAGTTCGAGCTCGGATTCGTCGTCTGGGCAGGAGAGTCCAGCTTCACGGACCGCCGCGGGGTCATCGACCGCGAGACCGGGGAGTTGTCCGTCTGGCCGGCGTTGCCCGTGGATCAGGTGGTCGCCGCGTTCCAGGAGCGCCGTGTCCAACGTTCGCCCGCTCCCCTCACCTGGGATCCAGGGGCCCGAACCAAGCGGGATCTCCGTCGTCTCGCGGCGCCGGCGAACCTGTCGGAGCTGCTGTTCTCCGACGGTCGCGTTCTCACCGCTCGCAGCGCGAAGTGCGACGTCCAACCGAACCACCACAGGCTGGTGCGAGGGTTCTACGCCGCACTGCCAGGGGAGTTCTTCGAACGCGGCTACACCCGTTGCTCCGAGGCCGCCGTCCTCTCCGATGCCCTGCACGCCGAGGATGCCCGGCGGGCAGCCGACGAGTCGCCTCCCATCACGCTGGAAGAAGCCCGAGCGGTCCTGTTCGCGGGAGCGGCCGTCGTCACCGTTCGACTCAGGGAGCTGGGCGATCCGATGGGTGGGAAGTCCGCACCACCTTGCGTGACGTGCGCTCTGCTCGGCGCGCATCTCGGCTTCCAGCTCAGCCTCCCAGAGGAGGACGTGTGA